In one Alnus glutinosa chromosome 14, dhAlnGlut1.1, whole genome shotgun sequence genomic region, the following are encoded:
- the LOC133857493 gene encoding uncharacterized protein LOC133857493, whose product MTQLLYSLSQLSPFLNSLVSLVYLCLTLSDTVGHHLSPLSVDHRKPAITRKKRKKKEKDASADQIHKSGRHDPEKAISSTRGCHLCCQELEFVRMVRVSVLNDALKSMYNAEKRGKQQVMIRLSSKVIIKFLLVMQNHGLFDCVLIILFIFLFCFEGYIVEFEYIC is encoded by the exons CtgctttactctctctctcaactcagTCCATTTCTCAACTCTCTCGTCTCACTCGTCTATCTATGTCTCACTCTCTCAGACACCGTCGGCCACCACCTGTCGCCGCTCTCCGTCGACCACAG aaaACCAGCAATAAccagaaaaaagagaaagaagaaggaaaaagacgCTTCAGCTGATCAGATCCACAAATCTG GAAGACATGATCCAGAAAAAGCAATCAGCTCCACTCGCGGCTGCCATCTCTGCTGTCAG GAGCTTGAATTTGTGAGGATGGTGAGAGTCAGTGTGTTGAATGATGCTCTCAAGAGCATGTACAATGCCGAGAAAAGGGGGAAGCAACAGGTCATGATCAGGCTGTCCTCCAAAGTGATCATCAAGTTTCTTCTGGTCATGCAGAACCATGGTTTGTTCGATTGCgttcttataattttatttatttttttattttgttttgaaggTTATATTGTGGAGTTTGAGTATATATGTTGA